The window ACCATATAGCGATCTCCTTCCCGTTTAATGGTCGCCTTCTTGATAATCGCTTCTTTAGGTAACTCACGATGCATGGCAATCGGGATTCCATTTCGAAACTTCGGGATACATAGCAGGGATTGGTCGTTACGTTGGACGATATTAATATTTCCATTCGTTTGATTGGTGGTGTAGCTGAACTTTCCGTGCTTCTTGCTGTGGAATTTGGGGAAGCCTTTCATGTCTCGCAGAGTCGGAACATACCCAGTCGTTCGCATCTTTTTTCGGACCGCTTTTTTGTACTGCATCGGTTTTTTTGCGAATTCATCATTATATTTCTTCACCGCAGCCTGAAAACGGATTTTCGCATCATTGTAAACAAACGAATCGTTGGATTTATCGAGATAGTCATATTTCTGAGTGATGGTGGTGTAGTTAGGCGTCGTGTATTGAATGAATCCGCCTTGAAACCCGATTTTCTCCAAATGTTCGTAGAGTCCAGCTACATACTCGTTGTATACCTTCCGTTCGCATCCGAAAGAGCGTTCTATCACTTTCCTATCATCCTCAGCCGGGAAAATTGCGTAACGATACCCATACGTAACCCAACCTTCAGGTAGCACTTTTTTTGTACCTTTTATATAGTTTCCATTCTTGTCGGTAGCCATCTTTTCACCTCCCTTGTCCATGTTTGAGCGAAACTACTATATAAGAATATTTTACCAAACGGAACGTATGTTTGTCTTGTGTTAGAATATATATTTTTAACCGTTTTCATTTCTATGCCCAAACAGAAAACACACGCCATTCATCACCCACCTAAAATCTTTCGGATTTTGGAGGAAGGGGACTTCTGGCTAATTTCGTTAAAGTTTTATCACCTAAACGGACCTTTATTTCAAAATACTAGTCCCCTTTTCAAAAAAGAGGTATACTGACCTTGTATTACACGCATGAAATTCTCACTGGGAGATGAAATAATGTTATCCAATATCGGTGTACCGGGAATGATTCTGATTCTTATTGTTGCCCTGATCGTGTTCGGTCCGAATAAATTGCCAGAGATTGGCCGTGCTGTAGGAAGTTCAATTCGCGAGTTTAAGCGCGCCTCGGAAGGGCTTACTGAAGAAATTAAAAAAGAAATTAAGGAAAAATAGATGATCTAATTAAGCACCATGAAAAGCGCTCGTTTGTAACCAACATAGTACGTTTCTATAGACGGCTTCATTTTCAACTTACCCAATAATAAAAACGTGCACCTGTTTTAGCGGCAGGTGCACGTTTTTCAATTCGGCTACTTATTCAATGGTTAGCCAATCAATCATCAGATAACCTTCCGTTTTATTTTTATCTTGGCCCTTCAACTCAACAACTCCCTGATATAGTTCTTTCCCGGTTTTGATATCAAAAATTTTAAGTGAAGGAGTGCTAGACGGTTTTTGTCCAATTCTATCAGGTGTTGTAAGGATATACGCCTTTCCGTTTTTTACGGCAAATTGAAATCCTGATTCTCCATGTTCAAGTCCTGTACCAATTGAATTTACAATTTTCCCATCTTTATAGCTGTAAGTTACGAGTTGTAAACCTTTCTCACCGGACTGAGTAAAGTATAGCAAGTCACTATCGTAATACGGCAATATACGAGGTTTCATCTGAAGATCATCAGGAACGTCAACTTTAATTTCTTTGCCGATTTCTAAATCAATCATAATTAGCTCGGTGCTTACAGGTTCAGAATACGTACTTTCCTCCATTTCTATATTTTTAGAAATTTCTTTGTAAAAGAAAGCATACTGGCTTGGCTGTCTGGTATTGGTTGAATTCAGCAATTGCAAATCGGTAAATAGGTTTTCAGCTTCGTTCTCTGTTGACACTACAGTTTTGTCTTCCTCAACTTCTCTATTAGCAAGGTTTATTGTGTAAAGATGCACTTCTGTATTGTCAGAATCATAATCCGCGTTCCTGGTCAGTATTTTTAGTTTGTTGCCAATCAGCTGGATATCTTCAATACTAATAAATGAATACTTTTCTTTATTAGGAATTTTCATATCGAAGTTTTTTTCAGTTTCCGATTCTTTTTCCAGCATGGATAATTTGAATGTAAAATCGTTGGCCATTTGACCAAAATGATATTCAATATCCCCAAATATAAGGTGATCCTCATCCTCGTAAAATGAATTCATACCATTTTTCCCTCTCATGAATGAGCGGTATTTCTTATCAAGATCTTGATTGCCATCGTTGTCGGAAAACAGTTGTTCAGTTTTATTAATAAGACCCATTTCTTTACTATAAACGGAACCGTCTGTAGTAAGGGTTACGACGTCAATGAAGTTGCCATTTTGATAAGAACCATGAATTTTAACTTTGTCTGCCTCTTTCTCACTGCCAGTTTGTTTTTTCAAAGAAAACTGTGGGCTTCCGGATGCTGCTGACTGGATATAAAAAGCTCCAATACTAAGAACGATAAGTGATAAAAGTAAAATGGATATTATGTACCGTTTCATAATGTATCTATCCCCCTACACAGTGATTTTTTTATTAAGTAATAATCTGCTAGTCCATATAGATGCCGTTGCTATTAATAGAATTAGCCCAAACTCGATTAGTAGGATTTCAATGGGATAGAAAAACTGGTAATTCATCCATGCCATGAGAAGGAAAGGTGAAGCAAAAAGGGTGCCTGCTGCAACGCAATACATGATTCCTATAAAAATACCCTTTACTCGGTAGCATCTTTCAAAAAGGATGGCTGTAAAGATAACCAATAAAGCCGTAAAACCTACACCGTAAAATAGGATGAATTCTGAAAAAGTTGAAGGCAGAATAATCGACACATACACACTGGCCTGCAAGGTTTCACTAATCCCCATTAAGATTCTGAATTCACCAGGGACAAGCCATTCAAACAAGATTTTTTGTACAGGAAAGAGTAGTATTTGTGCAGCCACTAAGCCTAGTACCATAAGAAATATCGCTGTTGCCTTCGCAAAAAATATTGTTAATCTCGGAATAGGAAGCATTAACAACCGATATGCAAACGTATTTTTCCCGTTCCATTCCCTATACCAGATCATAAATACATAAAAGATCAGTGCAGCTGCCGATAAACCGATTGGGCCTATGAACCATAAACTATCGATTATGGATATAAAGGAAGTCTGGCCGTATTGATGTACATATTCAGTTGCGGACAATGAGTTCGTAACCATTAATTTATTGGCTTGATTCATATACCATTTAGAGATGGAAAAGACACCAGCAAATTCTGTAACCACCAAAATTAGCAGCAGGGAAATGTATAGTTTAAAAAACCTGCTGATTTCGAAATTGACTAATTTGAAATAACGATTCATGCTCTGTACACCTCTCTCATCACATCGATTACAGACTTACCTTCTCTCAGGCGGATATCTTCCGCCCCAAACTCCTTATGTACCTTACCATCATCAAT is drawn from Bacillus sp. FJAT-18017 and contains these coding sequences:
- a CDS encoding twin-arginine translocase TatA/TatE family subunit, with product MLSNIGVPGMILILIVALIVFGPNKLPEIGRAVGSSIREFKRASEGLTEEIKKEIKEK